In the Geitlerinema sp. PCC 9228 genome, one interval contains:
- a CDS encoding HAD-IIA family hydrolase produces the protein MEALRNKNAFVCDMDGVIYHGNRLLPGVPEFINWLQMSNKKFLFLTNSSERSPRELHEKMKRLGVSVGEEHFYTSALATAAFLADQCQGGSVFVIGEAGLINALYDVGFSMNDTNPDYVVVGETRSYSYEKLERACQHIHNGAKLIGTNPDVTGPSEKGIIPATGALMAPLEMATGAKAYFVGKPNPLMMRNALKKLEARREETAIVGDRMDTDIIAGIESEIETVLVLSGVTQKSDLARFAYQPDWILDGVGDLVPPSG, from the coding sequence ATGGAAGCACTGCGCAACAAGAATGCTTTTGTCTGCGATATGGATGGGGTGATTTACCACGGCAATCGGTTGCTGCCGGGGGTGCCGGAGTTTATTAATTGGTTGCAAATGTCAAATAAAAAGTTTTTGTTTTTGACGAATAGTAGCGAGCGATCGCCTAGGGAACTTCATGAGAAAATGAAGCGGTTGGGTGTATCGGTGGGGGAAGAGCATTTTTATACCAGTGCTTTGGCAACGGCGGCGTTTCTAGCTGACCAGTGTCAGGGCGGTAGCGTTTTTGTTATCGGCGAGGCAGGGTTAATCAATGCGTTGTACGATGTGGGTTTTTCCATGAACGATACCAACCCGGATTATGTGGTGGTGGGGGAAACCCGCAGCTACAGCTATGAAAAATTGGAACGCGCCTGCCAGCATATCCACAACGGGGCAAAGCTAATTGGCACCAATCCCGATGTTACTGGACCCAGCGAAAAGGGCATTATTCCAGCGACGGGGGCGTTGATGGCGCCGTTGGAAATGGCAACGGGGGCAAAGGCTTATTTTGTGGGCAAACCCAATCCTTTGATGATGCGCAATGCGTTGAAAAAGTTAGAAGCTAGGCGAGAGGAAACGGCGATTGTGGGCGATCGCATGGATACGGATATTATAGCAGGTATCGAGTCGGAAATTGAGACGGTATTGGTTCTGAGCGGGGTTACCCAGAAATCGGATTTAGCGCGATTTGCCTACCAACCCGACTGGATTCTCGATGGTGTGGGCGATTTGGTGCCGCCGTCAGGATAG
- a CDS encoding metallophosphoesterase — translation MSILVYLGSLLKYNRRRFLIYATLGSVYSLLARAIFRQEPVYSQPLTQAEKLRLNADEEPLLRFVAVADTGTGDRHQYAVAEAMERYYEENPFSLVILAGDNIYSDGDIDRVEEVFERPYAPLLQKDVKFHACLGNHDIRTDNGTPQVAYPGFHMQGRTYTIRYDPVQFFALDTTRNADWESQLAWLERELSQSDAPWKIVFGHHPIYSSGMYGTNIQRVSLLKPLFKKYGVQLYMNGHEHNYERTLPIDGTTYLICGAGAKSRPVGRSQWTVAATSRLSFAACEVYPDYMTIRGIDTENRVFDRGAIPLSPHA, via the coding sequence ATGTCCATCTTAGTTTATCTGGGGTCGCTTTTGAAATACAATCGCCGTCGATTTTTAATTTACGCTACCCTCGGCAGTGTTTACTCCCTACTGGCTCGTGCTATTTTTCGCCAAGAACCGGTTTACAGCCAACCCCTCACCCAGGCGGAAAAGCTGCGTTTGAATGCCGATGAAGAACCCTTGCTGCGGTTTGTGGCAGTGGCGGATACGGGAACGGGCGATCGCCATCAGTATGCTGTCGCCGAAGCCATGGAACGCTATTATGAAGAAAATCCCTTTTCTCTGGTTATTCTAGCAGGGGATAATATTTATAGCGACGGCGATATCGATCGCGTTGAAGAAGTTTTTGAACGCCCCTACGCTCCCTTATTGCAAAAAGATGTCAAATTTCACGCTTGTTTGGGCAACCACGACATTCGCACTGACAACGGCACCCCCCAAGTAGCCTATCCCGGCTTTCACATGCAAGGGCGAACCTATACCATTCGCTACGATCCGGTGCAGTTTTTCGCCCTCGATACTACCCGCAACGCCGATTGGGAGAGCCAGTTGGCTTGGTTGGAACGGGAATTGAGTCAAAGCGATGCCCCTTGGAAGATTGTTTTTGGACACCATCCCATTTACTCATCTGGCATGTACGGTACCAATATCCAGCGAGTTAGCTTACTAAAACCTTTGTTTAAAAAGTACGGCGTGCAGCTTTATATGAACGGTCACGAACACAACTACGAACGCACATTACCCATTGACGGGACCACCTATCTAATTTGCGGAGCTGGTGCCAAAAGCCGCCCGGTAGGGCGTTCTCAGTGGACGGTGGCGGCGACTTCCCGGCTGAGTTTTGCAGCTTGCGAGGTATATCCCGATTATATGACGATTCGCGGGATTGATACAGAAAATCGAGTGTTCGATCGCGGGGCGATTCCTCTTTCTCCCCATGCCTAA